In a single window of the Aminomonas paucivorans DSM 12260 genome:
- a CDS encoding LmeA family phospholipid-binding protein has translation MKESTGNRRTRKDEGGSRSLGRLLLALAVGVLSLSGVPGCLAGEKEPEGGKSFVGTVEGTAPEVRLLRGLVTALKPESLDLTLDGSPDESGRVRRLFFEARGVRQGGVRIDRLRVEALFVQLQEEKDAPSNPGGAPEPGNLGVKSAVQGYFEGRVTEKDLNDFLLGATLSSGNSQWKDLHLDLRPGGFTASARFSTGAVSALVEIRSRLEIQERDRLRMEDYQVSVNNADTDMALVKEALEKAQPLLDFRDFPFPVRLRHLDLDEQSLVLATQTPPSLFPGKTLTYRAR, from the coding sequence ATGAAGGAAAGCACGGGGAACAGAAGGACACGGAAGGACGAGGGCGGAAGCCGTTCCTTGGGGCGCCTCCTGCTGGCCCTGGCGGTGGGGGTCCTTTCCCTGTCCGGCGTGCCGGGCTGCCTGGCCGGAGAAAAGGAACCGGAGGGCGGGAAGAGCTTCGTCGGGACGGTGGAGGGGACCGCCCCGGAGGTCCGCCTGCTTCGCGGACTGGTGACGGCCCTGAAACCGGAAAGCCTGGACCTGACCCTGGACGGCAGCCCCGACGAGTCGGGCCGGGTCCGACGGCTCTTCTTCGAGGCGCGGGGCGTTCGCCAGGGGGGGGTCCGCATCGACCGTCTTCGGGTGGAGGCCCTCTTTGTGCAGCTTCAGGAGGAGAAGGACGCTCCCTCAAACCCTGGGGGGGCTCCCGAACCGGGGAACCTGGGGGTGAAGTCGGCGGTGCAGGGCTACTTCGAGGGACGGGTCACGGAGAAGGACCTGAACGACTTCCTCCTGGGGGCGACCCTCTCCTCCGGAAACTCCCAGTGGAAGGACCTGCACCTGGACCTGCGCCCCGGAGGCTTTACCGCCTCCGCCCGCTTCTCCACCGGGGCGGTCTCCGCCCTGGTGGAGATCCGAAGCCGCCTGGAGATCCAGGAGCGCGACCGGCTGCGCATGGAGGACTACCAGGTCTCGGTGAACAACGCGGACACGGACATGGCCCTGGTGAAGGAGGCCCTCGAGAAGGCCCAGCCCCTTCTGGACTTCCGGGACTTCCCCTTCCCCGTGCGGCTTCGCCACCTGGACCTGGACGAGCAGAGCCTGGTGCTGGCCACTCAGACCCCGCCCTCCCTCTTTCCCGGAAAGACCCTGACCTATCGGGCCCGCTGA
- the dctP gene encoding TRAP transporter substrate-binding protein DctP yields the protein MKKGMFAKLALTAMAAVFCMAPAVQAAELTLKFAGQYPADHPGTKLMQAVAKEIGQKTKGRIEIKVFPGNQLGDYTLVYEELIRGTIDMSLTSVPSQFDPRLELMYINGYVTGYDSAKKAFNPNGWLFKKMDELNSRLGVKLLGFYVEGMIGTGTTKPAKDPLNPKVNKGILCRVPNMDVYKLGAEAQGYRTVTIPYADVYQSMQTGVCDGVNGFATTAALTALGDVLKYWYATNYSMECINFMMSKKTWDKIKPADQKIVAEALTRATMKSIDEAKALDEQSMKAMEKKGIKVFRYSEAQLVPIAKAVAASWPKLEGKMTKELISEFRKNLAPK from the coding sequence ATGAAGAAAGGCATGTTTGCGAAGCTCGCCCTGACGGCGATGGCTGCGGTGTTCTGTATGGCCCCTGCGGTGCAGGCCGCGGAACTCACCCTGAAGTTCGCGGGGCAGTACCCCGCCGACCACCCCGGCACGAAGCTCATGCAGGCGGTGGCCAAGGAGATCGGCCAGAAGACCAAGGGGCGCATCGAGATCAAGGTCTTCCCGGGCAACCAGCTGGGAGACTATACCCTGGTCTACGAGGAACTCATCCGGGGCACCATCGACATGTCCCTCACCTCCGTGCCCAGCCAGTTCGACCCCCGGCTGGAGCTGATGTACATCAACGGCTACGTCACGGGCTACGATTCCGCCAAGAAGGCCTTCAACCCCAACGGGTGGCTCTTCAAGAAGATGGACGAACTCAACAGCCGTCTGGGCGTGAAGCTGCTGGGCTTCTACGTGGAGGGCATGATCGGCACCGGTACCACCAAGCCCGCCAAGGATCCCCTCAACCCGAAGGTGAACAAGGGCATCCTCTGCCGGGTCCCCAACATGGACGTGTACAAGCTGGGTGCTGAGGCTCAGGGCTACCGCACCGTCACCATCCCCTACGCGGACGTGTACCAGTCCATGCAGACCGGGGTCTGCGACGGCGTGAACGGCTTCGCCACCACCGCTGCCCTCACCGCCCTGGGCGACGTCCTGAAGTACTGGTACGCCACCAACTACTCCATGGAGTGCATCAACTTCATGATGAGCAAGAAGACCTGGGACAAGATCAAGCCGGCGGACCAGAAGATCGTGGCCGAGGCGCTGACCCGGGCCACCATGAAGAGCATCGACGAGGCCAAGGCCCTGGACGAGCAGTCCATGAAGGCCATGGAGAAGAAGGGCATCAAGGTCTTCCGCTACTCCGAGGCCCAGCTCGTCCCCATCGCCAAGGCGGTCGCCGCCAGCTGGCCCAAGCTGGAGGGCAAGATGACCAAGGAGCTGATCTCCGAGTTCCGCAAGAACCTGGCGCCGAAATAG
- a CDS encoding TRAP transporter small permease: protein MGFFSLVCFSMSVLLAALITAATLMRYVFQADLYGYEEWVKLFAFWLYFCGAGYGAFNKSHVSADLVTAYIPEGGFKRFLAFLKDLVTFAVTCLFLYYGYEFFMFGFRGPLGTGIALPMTTIWRIPLWTSYLAITLGLFFMAWYFGVALLQSAKALLKGEKA from the coding sequence GTGGGTTTCTTTTCTCTGGTGTGTTTCTCCATGTCCGTGCTCCTGGCGGCGCTCATCACCGCCGCCACCCTGATGCGCTACGTCTTTCAGGCGGACCTCTACGGCTACGAGGAATGGGTGAAGCTCTTCGCCTTCTGGCTCTATTTCTGCGGCGCCGGCTACGGGGCCTTCAACAAGAGCCACGTGAGCGCCGACCTGGTCACCGCCTACATCCCCGAGGGGGGCTTCAAGCGCTTTCTCGCGTTCCTGAAGGATCTGGTCACCTTCGCCGTCACCTGCCTCTTCCTCTACTACGGCTACGAATTCTTCATGTTCGGCTTCCGCGGTCCCCTGGGCACGGGCATTGCGCTCCCCATGACCACCATCTGGCGCATCCCCCTCTGGACCTCCTATCTGGCCATCACCCTGGGCCTGTTCTTCATGGCCTGGTATTTCGGCGTGGCGCTGCTTCAGAGCGCCAAGGCCCTTCTCAAAGGTGAAAAAGCATGA
- a CDS encoding TRAP transporter large permease translates to MIYVALLVLMACLVIGVPVPVSFMASAAWLIFFGGPDGMGYEPSQLLPYGFTQMNSVSLIAIAMFIMAGGIMERGKIGEKLIDMVDVFVGHVRGGLGVVGTISCAVFGSISGAACATLSCIGTIMFPRLQAGGYPRGHAAALMSNASLLGLLIPPNATLIIFAWISGQSILACFLSTVMPGIVTTTLICLVNMYLLRGNEQVLVAHKRTSEEKWNLFKERGRKAIPALMLPVIVLGGIYGGVMTTTEASAVAVLYSIPVALFVYKGTNWKGLWDVVIESAVTTGVIMVMLYSVSMLSRLYVLEDLPNKMLFLFQSVSENRWVIMAMINVFLVIMGMLMDDISVVVLTTPIMMPIIMQLGFNPIHYAAVLGVNTALGCITPPAAPVLYLGGRLGKAPINEMMKPALAFMLLCWLPVLLFTAYVPKLVLFLPHVILDVPW, encoded by the coding sequence ATGATCTACGTTGCCCTGTTGGTTCTCATGGCGTGTCTGGTCATCGGCGTTCCCGTGCCCGTGAGCTTCATGGCCTCCGCGGCGTGGCTCATCTTCTTCGGCGGCCCCGACGGCATGGGATACGAGCCCAGCCAGCTCCTGCCCTACGGGTTCACCCAGATGAACTCCGTCTCCCTCATCGCCATCGCCATGTTCATCATGGCCGGGGGCATCATGGAGCGGGGGAAGATCGGGGAGAAGCTCATCGACATGGTGGACGTGTTCGTGGGTCACGTCCGGGGTGGCCTGGGCGTGGTGGGCACCATCTCCTGCGCCGTCTTCGGCTCCATCTCCGGCGCCGCCTGCGCCACCCTGTCCTGCATCGGCACCATCATGTTCCCCCGACTCCAGGCGGGGGGCTACCCCCGGGGACACGCGGCGGCCCTCATGTCCAACGCCTCCCTGCTGGGGCTGCTCATTCCCCCCAACGCCACCCTCATCATCTTCGCCTGGATCAGCGGCCAGTCCATCCTCGCCTGCTTCCTCTCCACGGTCATGCCGGGCATCGTCACCACCACCCTCATCTGTCTGGTGAACATGTACCTGCTTCGGGGCAACGAGCAGGTACTGGTGGCCCACAAGCGGACCTCCGAGGAGAAGTGGAACCTCTTCAAGGAGAGGGGACGCAAGGCCATCCCCGCGCTCATGCTGCCCGTGATCGTGCTGGGGGGCATCTACGGGGGTGTCATGACCACCACCGAGGCCTCCGCCGTGGCGGTGCTGTACTCCATCCCTGTGGCTCTCTTCGTCTACAAGGGGACCAACTGGAAGGGGCTCTGGGACGTGGTCATCGAGTCCGCCGTCACCACCGGGGTCATCATGGTGATGCTCTACTCCGTGTCCATGCTCTCCCGACTCTACGTGCTGGAGGACCTGCCCAACAAGATGCTCTTCCTCTTCCAGTCCGTCTCGGAGAACCGATGGGTCATCATGGCCATGATCAACGTCTTCCTGGTGATCATGGGGATGCTTATGGACGACATCAGCGTGGTGGTGCTCACGACGCCCATCATGATGCCCATCATCATGCAGCTGGGCTTCAACCCCATCCACTACGCCGCGGTCCTGGGGGTCAACACCGCCCTGGGCTGCATCACCCCGCCGGCGGCTCCGGTGCTCTATCTGGGAGGCCGACTGGGCAAGGCGCCCATCAACGAGATGATGAAGCCCGCCCTTGCCTTCATGCTCCTGTGCTGGCTGCCGGTGCTGCTCTTCACCGCCTACGTGCCCAAACTGGTGCTCTTCCTGCCCCACGTGATCCTGGACGTGCCCTGGTAG